The sequence TTTGTAGAGATTAACTTAAAAGACATAGAAATTAGACATACATCTACAGGAAGTCCATATCTAGTCTTTTATAACAAAGCCCAAGAATTGATGCAAGATATGATAGCAGAAATAAGCATATCTCACAGCCAAAACTATGCGACAGCAATATGTTTGATAAAAAAACGGGACTAAAAGTCCCGTATTTTTTTACCTAAAACACTAGATGAATTTTTAGTATTTTAAAATCTAGATATTATAATCCAAACTGTCTTATTATTCCTTTTGCCATTACATCGCCCATTTCATAGGCTTGCGCCTGAATCAAATCGTATTGCGCTACGCCTTTTTCATATTCTTTGTTCAAAATCATAACAACGGCATCTTCCAATAACTCAAGGTGTTTAAATAACATATCGCGCCATTCTCTTTGACTCCAGTAAGGGTTAATCGAAGCCAATAATCTCGCGATCATTTCGGCGTTTTCAAACCAAAGTCTGCGTTGTCTGTCATATTCTTGTATGTCTGCAGCTTTTCCTGCGTCTACTAAGGCGGCTGCAATTAAAAGGTGGTCGGTTAGCAACTCGACAAATTCTTGTGTCGCACGGTTTCCATAAAACGGTCTTAAAACCATTCCAAAGTCTGAAGGGTTTCTTAGCAATCTTTGAGTTACAGCTTCTAGGTCAGGATTGTTAAAAATACTGCTTACAATAAACTGTCTGGTCCATAATACATGCTCATTCCAAAGCCTTCTCATGGTATAAAAAATATGTAATTGCGACGGGTTTAAGCATTTTTCTTCTGTATTGTAATTGGAATACATTATCTTTTCTCCTTATGTAAATAATCATTACATACTATGCATGTATATTTGTTTTTGCTAAAACAGGTTAGTCAAAACCTAATTATGATATAATAAATAAGGTGATTAAAATGTTTTTATACTCATCTTGCGAAATGAAAAATATTGACCGCTATAATGAAGAAGTTTTAGGCGTCAGCACCGTTACTTTAATGGGCAGGGCAGGCAAGGCTTTGGCTGATGCTGTAAAGACATTAAATAAAAAGAACATTGCAATTGTTTGCGGTCCTGGCAATAACGGTGGAGATGGATTGGCGGCTGCGGAATATTTGGTAGATTTTTATAATGTAGATGTGTTTTTGACAGGCGAAATAAATTCACAGGGTGCAAAATATTATCTTGATAGACTTGAACAAAAAGGACAAAAAACTTTAAAAGCACAAGATCAGGATTTTTCAAAATATGAAGTAATAGTCGATGCCATTTTTGGAACAGGGCTAGCAAGAGAAATTAGCGGTATTTATAAGGATATTATTCAAGCAATTAACCAAAGCAATGCTTATATCATAAGCGCCGATATCCCTAGCGGATTAAATTCAGATAACGGTCTTATTCAAGGCGTATGTGTAAAAGCACACACTACGGTTACCTTTGTAGGATACAAGATAGGACATTTTTTTAATGACGGCGCTGATATGTGCGGCAACATTATACTTGACGATATCGGCGCAGTTATACCCGAAGGCGATTATATAGAAGTTCCAGACAATATCGTTTTGCCTAAAAGACCTAAGGCTTCGCATAAAGGCAATTATGCCAACATCAAAATAATTGCAGGAAGCGAGACTATGTGCGGTGCTGCTTATCTTGGGCTTAATTCGGCTCAGGCTGCACTTTTAAGCGGTGCAGGTTTGATAACGCTTGCAATTCCCGATTCGATTAAATGTGCTTATATGTCTAGAGTAACAGAAAACATGCTATATTTTTTATCTGATGATAAAAGTGGACACGTAATTTTTAATCAAAATGAAATTGACGAATTAATGAAAAAAACTGATGTTTTGATAATCGGCATGGGATTAGGACAAAGCCAAGAAGTGGGCAAAATAATAGATTATGTTATTAAAAACTATGCCATTACAGTGATAATAGATGCTGACGGGCTTAACAGTCTGAATAAAGACAGTCTAAAAAATACTAAGTGCCAAGTCATTTTGACTCCGCATATTGGAGAGTTTGCAAGACTTAATAAAAAAAGCATTGACGAAATTAAGAAAAACCCTATTGAATTGGCAAAACAGTTTTCAAAAGAATATAAAGTTATAACAGTTTTGAAAAGTAATTGCACAGTAATAACGGACGGTGATAAAGTGTTAGCTAATATAACGGGCACTCCAGCTCAAAGTAAAGGCGGCAGCGGAGATGTATTGTCTGGATGCATAGGCGCTTTGGTCAAAGTTTTGCCTGTTTTGCAAGCTTGCTATGCAGCGTGTTTTGTATGCGGTCAGGCTGCAATAAATGCCGAGCATCAAAAAGGCTCATATAGCGTACTAGCGTCAGATGTAATAAATAATATTCCTAATGTAATTAAGGATTTGATAGCTAAGTAGTATTAGGTTTGATGTTTTAATTGATATAAAAAACACGCAGTTTTATTGCGTGTTTTTTCTTTATTTTTGAGTTTTATTTTTTTCTATTTTCAAGATCTATTATTGAGTGAGTATCTGATCGGGATATTGGCTTCCAGCCTTTTATCTTAAACAAGGCACGATAAATAATATAGACATAGGTTGCAATATTAATAGGGAATGTAAAGATATAAAATATCTTTTTATATGCTGGAGCGATAATACGCTTCCAATCAAGAATGGTAACAACCAATGCTATAAAAGCCAAAATGGCGTAGAATATCCCTAAAAATATTAATAATTTGATTGCGACCGCAGATAATGAAATTTCAGGTGATATTATAGCCAAAAATATCTGAGCAATGGATGAACCAAGTCCCCATGTGATTGTAATCAAAGGTATGGGCAGTAATATGAGGTTGAGGTCATGTGCTGCAAATTG is a genomic window of Clostridia bacterium containing:
- a CDS encoding acetylglutamate kinase, with amino-acid sequence MYSNYNTEEKCLNPSQLHIFYTMRRLWNEHVLWTRQFIVSSIFNNPDLEAVTQRLLRNPSDFGMVLRPFYGNRATQEFVELLTDHLLIAAALVDAGKAADIQEYDRQRRLWFENAEMIARLLASINPYWSQREWRDMLFKHLELLEDAVVMILNKEYEKGVAQYDLIQAQAYEMGDVMAKGIIRQFGL
- a CDS encoding NAD(P)H-hydrate dehydratase; translation: MFLYSSCEMKNIDRYNEEVLGVSTVTLMGRAGKALADAVKTLNKKNIAIVCGPGNNGGDGLAAAEYLVDFYNVDVFLTGEINSQGAKYYLDRLEQKGQKTLKAQDQDFSKYEVIVDAIFGTGLAREISGIYKDIIQAINQSNAYIISADIPSGLNSDNGLIQGVCVKAHTTVTFVGYKIGHFFNDGADMCGNIILDDIGAVIPEGDYIEVPDNIVLPKRPKASHKGNYANIKIIAGSETMCGAAYLGLNSAQAALLSGAGLITLAIPDSIKCAYMSRVTENMLYFLSDDKSGHVIFNQNEIDELMKKTDVLIIGMGLGQSQEVGKIIDYVIKNYAITVIIDADGLNSLNKDSLKNTKCQVILTPHIGEFARLNKKSIDEIKKNPIELAKQFSKEYKVITVLKSNCTVITDGDKVLANITGTPAQSKGGSGDVLSGCIGALVKVLPVLQACYAACFVCGQAAINAEHQKGSYSVLASDVINNIPNVIKDLIAK